The following proteins are co-located in the Hydrogenophaga sp. RAC07 genome:
- a CDS encoding RbsD/FucU family protein — translation MLKGIDPLLSPELLKLLAEMGHDDALVLADANFTAMSLGAGKTVLRLPGVGMARTVQAVASVLPLAADVPQPVAYMQVGGTEAPYRSALQRETLSVLAAEGLRDDQAEAVERFAFYERVKRAYAIVVTGELQPWGNFILRKGVIGDTLRT, via the coding sequence ATGCTCAAAGGCATCGATCCCCTGCTCAGCCCCGAGCTGCTCAAGTTGCTGGCCGAGATGGGCCACGACGACGCGCTGGTGCTGGCCGACGCGAATTTCACCGCCATGAGCCTGGGCGCGGGCAAGACCGTGCTGCGCCTGCCGGGCGTGGGCATGGCGCGCACGGTGCAGGCCGTGGCCAGCGTGCTGCCGTTGGCGGCCGACGTGCCGCAGCCCGTGGCCTACATGCAGGTGGGCGGCACCGAGGCGCCTTACAGGTCGGCCCTGCAGCGCGAGACGCTCTCCGTGCTGGCCGCTGAAGGCCTGCGTGATGACCAGGCCGAAGCGGTGGAGCGGTTCGCGTTTTACGAGCGCGTGAAAAGGGCCTACGCCATCGTCGTCACCGGCGAGCTGCAGCCCTGGGGCAACTTCATCCTGCGCAAGGGTGTCATCGGCGACACTTTGCGCACCTGA